The Anabaena sp. WA102 genome contains a region encoding:
- a CDS encoding YcjF family protein → MPLSRIVTLIVGLIVILALTLWLIDSLSRLYWQLSYSPLLGNLLLLLLVLLIGGLIAAFVYYVLVLRQGEEKSSRQRQRVTSAQIPAAKSDAASSTLQAVRQQVAQIQDEVTRQALLSRTKEIEANLARGEIQVVVFGTGSAGKTSLVNAIMGRIVGEVNAPMGTTQVGETYCLRLKGLERKILITDTPGILEPGVAGTEREQLARALATEADLLLFVVDNDLRRSEYEPLRGLAEIGKRSLLVLNKTDLYTETDIESILARLRERVRGFIATNDVVAIAANPQIAQLETGETFQPEADIIPLLRRMASILRAEGEDLVADNILLQSLRLGEEARKLIDSQRRRQADKIVERYQWIGAGVVSVTPLPMVDLLATAAVNAQMVVEIGRLYGCDLNMERGKELALSLGKTIAGLGIVKGAIELLSTALQLNVATFIVGRAIQGVTAAYLTRIAGKSFIEYFRHDQDWGDGGMTEVVQQQFQINRRDEFIKVFVQEAIAKVVKPLTDTFAEKEDYK, encoded by the coding sequence ATGCCTTTGTCTCGTATTGTTACACTAATTGTTGGCCTAATCGTCATTTTGGCGTTAACCCTATGGCTAATTGATTCTCTTTCCCGCTTGTACTGGCAGTTGTCCTATTCGCCGTTGTTGGGTAATTTACTATTATTACTGCTAGTTTTACTGATTGGTGGTTTGATTGCTGCGTTTGTTTATTATGTATTGGTGCTGCGGCAGGGGGAGGAAAAATCCAGTCGTCAACGTCAAAGGGTGACTTCTGCCCAAATTCCAGCAGCTAAATCGGATGCGGCTTCTTCTACTTTGCAAGCGGTACGTCAACAAGTAGCCCAAATTCAAGATGAGGTGACACGCCAAGCTTTACTGAGTCGGACTAAGGAAATTGAGGCGAATTTAGCGAGAGGGGAAATTCAGGTTGTTGTTTTTGGTACTGGTAGTGCTGGTAAAACTTCTCTGGTAAATGCGATTATGGGGCGGATAGTTGGTGAAGTGAATGCACCAATGGGAACGACTCAGGTGGGGGAAACCTATTGTTTACGGTTGAAGGGTTTGGAACGGAAGATATTAATTACTGATACTCCAGGGATTTTAGAACCGGGGGTGGCGGGTACGGAACGGGAACAATTGGCTAGGGCTTTGGCGACGGAAGCGGATTTGTTGTTATTTGTGGTGGATAATGATTTACGCCGTTCTGAATATGAACCATTGCGGGGGTTGGCGGAAATTGGTAAGCGATCGCTTTTAGTTCTAAATAAAACAGATTTATACACTGAAACTGACATAGAATCAATCTTGGCGAGATTACGGGAGCGGGTACGGGGTTTTATTGCTACTAATGATGTGGTGGCGATCGCTGCCAATCCCCAAATAGCCCAATTAGAAACTGGCGAAACTTTCCAACCGGAAGCGGATATTATCCCTTTGTTACGGCGTATGGCTTCCATTTTACGCGCTGAAGGTGAAGATTTAGTGGCAGACAATATTCTCTTACAGTCTTTACGCTTAGGAGAAGAAGCCCGTAAACTGATAGATTCTCAGCGTCGTCGGCAAGCTGATAAAATTGTTGAGCGGTATCAATGGATTGGAGCAGGTGTGGTTTCTGTCACCCCATTGCCAATGGTAGACTTACTCGCCACTGCGGCGGTTAATGCTCAAATGGTGGTAGAAATTGGCAGGCTTTACGGTTGCGATTTAAACATGGAAAGGGGCAAGGAATTAGCCCTATCTTTAGGAAAAACTATTGCTGGTTTAGGGATTGTCAAAGGGGCAATTGAATTATTATCAACGGCTTTGCAACTCAATGTGGCTACTTTTATTGTGGGAAGAGCAATTCAAGGGGTGACAGCCGCATATTTAACCCGCATTGCTGGGAAAAGTTTTATTGAATACTTTCGTCATGATCAAGATTGGGGTGATGGGGGGATGACAGAAGTTGTGCAGCAACAATTTCAGATTAATCGCCGCGATGAGTTTATCAAAGTTTTTGTGCAAGAAGCGATCGCTAAAGTCGTCAAACCATTAACTGATACATTTGCAGAAAAAGAAGATTATAAGTAA
- a CDS encoding AI-2E family transporter — protein MQTRKLLNWWQTLTPIARFLAIALLAPLLVLNGWAIAAIFNYFHSLIVILVGASVLAFLLSYPVSWMENHGAKREQVAILVFLLALSILLALGVTLFPLALTQAQQLVARLPELIDSGRSQLMILNEKAEGAGLPINLDALAAQINDRVKGQLQAIAGQVLNLAVITVTSLLDFLLTMVLTFYLLQHGGELWQSLVEWLPGKFRAPFSKTVRLSFQNFFITQLILSTCMASALIPTFLWLKVPFGLLFGLTIGVMALIPFGGSVGIALTTSLVSLQDVSMGVRVLIAAIIVQQILENLIAPRILGSFTGLNPVWILISVLTGARIGGLLGVIVAVPCAVVIKSIINAIRPSTLNLDTEDSHPDDKSAPMTPETSPKIEPNNSLSIS, from the coding sequence ATGCAGACACGCAAGCTACTCAATTGGTGGCAAACACTGACACCTATAGCCAGATTTTTAGCGATCGCCCTACTTGCGCCCCTATTAGTTCTGAATGGTTGGGCTATTGCCGCAATTTTCAATTATTTTCACTCCCTGATTGTTATTTTAGTCGGAGCTTCTGTATTAGCATTTTTACTCAGCTACCCCGTGAGTTGGATGGAAAATCACGGAGCGAAACGAGAGCAAGTAGCCATCCTCGTATTTTTGTTAGCATTATCCATTTTATTGGCTCTAGGTGTCACCCTGTTTCCTCTGGCCCTGACTCAAGCTCAACAACTGGTGGCGCGGTTACCAGAATTAATAGACTCAGGACGTTCTCAATTAATGATCCTCAATGAAAAAGCAGAAGGTGCTGGTTTACCAATCAACCTCGATGCTTTAGCCGCACAAATCAACGATCGCGTCAAAGGACAATTACAGGCGATCGCCGGACAGGTACTAAATCTAGCTGTGATCACTGTCACCAGTCTGCTCGATTTCCTGCTGACAATGGTATTAACCTTTTATTTATTACAGCATGGCGGCGAACTTTGGCAAAGTTTAGTAGAATGGCTACCTGGTAAATTTCGCGCCCCCTTTTCCAAAACAGTTCGTTTAAGCTTTCAAAACTTTTTTATCACCCAATTAATTTTATCAACCTGCATGGCTTCTGCCCTAATTCCCACCTTTTTATGGCTAAAAGTTCCCTTTGGTCTATTATTTGGGTTAACGATTGGAGTTATGGCACTTATCCCCTTTGGTGGTTCTGTCGGTATCGCCCTTACCACCTCTTTAGTTTCACTTCAAGATGTTTCTATGGGCGTAAGGGTATTAATAGCAGCCATAATAGTCCAGCAAATTCTGGAAAATCTGATTGCACCCCGAATCTTAGGTAGTTTTACTGGGTTAAACCCCGTGTGGATTTTAATTTCTGTCTTAACTGGAGCGAGAATTGGCGGACTTTTAGGTGTAATTGTCGCTGTTCCCTGCGCTGTGGTTATTAAAAGCATCATCAACGCCATTCGTCCCTCAACACTTAATCTGGACACAGAAGACTCTCACCCCGATGACAAATCTGCACCCATGACACCAGAAACATCTCCGAAAATAGAGCCTAATAATTCTTTGAGTATTTCATGA
- a CDS encoding glycosyltransferase family 4 protein, giving the protein MRIALFTETFLPKVDGIVTRLRHTVDHLQRLGNQVLVFAPEGGITEHKGAKVYGVSGFPLPLYPELKMALPRPAIGHALEEFQPDIIHVVNPAVLGLSGIFYSKVLKIPLVASYHTHLPQYLQHYGLGMLEGLLWELLKLGHNQAELNLCTSTAMVKELSTHGIERCDLWQRGVDTELFHPDLVSAEMRSHLSQNNPDSPLLLYVGRLSAEKEIERIKPILEAIPNARLALVGDGPHRQVLEKHFAGTNTYFVGYLMGKELGSAFASADAFIFPSRTETLGLVLLEAMAAGCPVVAAHSGGIPDIVTDGVNGYLFDPQADIQEAINATIRLLKQRQEIAIIRKNARAEAEKWGWTSATQQLEDYYQKIILSSRGIHK; this is encoded by the coding sequence ATGCGAATAGCCCTATTTACAGAAACCTTTTTACCGAAAGTTGACGGCATTGTTACCCGTCTTCGTCATACCGTTGACCATCTTCAACGTCTTGGCAATCAAGTTTTGGTATTTGCCCCTGAAGGTGGCATCACTGAACATAAAGGTGCGAAAGTTTACGGGGTTAGTGGCTTTCCCTTACCTCTTTATCCAGAGTTGAAAATGGCACTGCCTCGCCCTGCCATTGGTCACGCTTTGGAAGAGTTTCAACCAGATATTATTCATGTTGTTAATCCCGCAGTTCTCGGACTATCAGGGATTTTTTATAGTAAAGTTCTCAAAATTCCTTTGGTGGCTTCCTACCATACCCATTTGCCCCAATATCTGCAACATTACGGATTGGGGATGTTGGAAGGGTTACTATGGGAGTTGTTAAAGCTCGGTCATAATCAGGCTGAGTTAAATTTGTGTACCTCTACGGCAATGGTAAAGGAACTTTCCACCCATGGGATTGAAAGGTGTGATTTATGGCAACGGGGAGTAGATACAGAATTATTTCATCCTGATTTAGTTAGTGCGGAAATGCGATCGCATCTTTCCCAAAATAATCCAGATAGCCCTTTATTATTGTATGTTGGTCGTCTTTCTGCTGAAAAGGAAATCGAACGCATTAAACCAATTTTAGAAGCCATTCCCAATGCCAGATTAGCATTAGTCGGCGATGGACCTCACCGTCAAGTTTTGGAAAAACACTTTGCTGGGACAAATACTTATTTTGTCGGTTATCTCATGGGTAAAGAATTAGGTTCTGCCTTTGCCAGTGCTGATGCTTTTATTTTTCCTTCCCGCACAGAAACACTCGGATTAGTGCTGCTAGAAGCTATGGCTGCCGGATGTCCAGTGGTAGCAGCCCATTCTGGAGGCATCCCTGATATTGTCACAGATGGTGTAAATGGATATCTTTTTGATCCACAAGCTGATATTCAAGAGGCAATTAATGCTACTATACGTCTGTTAAAACAACGGCAGGAAATAGCTATTATCCGTAAAAACGCCCGTGCCGAAGCAGAGAAATGGGGATGGACATCGGCTACACAACAACTGGAAGATTATTATCAAAAAATAATTTTAAGCAGTAGGGGGATACACAAATAA
- a CDS encoding IS607 family transposase, with product MKYLTPEQVYKQFGYHPKTTAEWADLGKIECIRSPGGHRRYPESAFIKTVSMDKERVLYARVSTKTQLLDLDTQIDFLGKTYPGCRVVKDVASGMNWKRKNFLKLMTQVAQNQISEIVVGHKDRLCRFGFEFVEWFCNLHGCKIVVVNNAKLSPPEELMQDFMAIMHCFSSKLYFLRAYKKKIAEEQNIHETNSSQYESMGV from the coding sequence ATGAAATACCTAACCCCAGAACAAGTTTACAAACAATTTGGCTATCACCCTAAGACAACGGCAGAATGGGCTGACTTAGGGAAAATAGAATGTATCCGTTCTCCTGGGGGACATCGGAGATATCCAGAGTCAGCATTCATCAAAACAGTCTCAATGGATAAAGAGAGGGTTCTTTATGCCCGTGTCAGCACAAAAACCCAGTTGTTAGACCTTGACACACAAATAGATTTTTTAGGTAAAACTTACCCAGGATGCCGGGTCGTCAAGGATGTTGCCAGTGGTATGAACTGGAAGCGGAAAAACTTTCTTAAATTAATGACTCAAGTTGCCCAAAATCAAATCTCTGAAATTGTCGTGGGACATAAGGATAGGTTATGCAGATTTGGTTTTGAGTTTGTTGAGTGGTTTTGCAATCTTCACGGTTGCAAAATTGTCGTGGTGAACAATGCCAAGCTATCACCGCCCGAAGAGTTGATGCAGGATTTTATGGCTATCATGCACTGCTTTTCTTCCAAGCTTTACTTCCTTCGGGCTTACAAGAAAAAGATAGCCGAAGAGCAAAATATTCATGAAACAAATAGTAGTCAATACGAGTCAATGGGTGTATAG
- a CDS encoding DUF7219 family protein, producing MSKEDFLYPRGRYYGHVKPENLVFNANLQEFAQKVSYICNLETGGKISPDEAYDQIKLLWKQLKQSKKQLKIGEQPFPSNGSEEV from the coding sequence ATGAGCAAAGAAGATTTTCTCTATCCCCGTGGTCGCTATTATGGTCATGTCAAACCAGAAAACTTGGTATTTAATGCGAATTTGCAGGAATTTGCCCAAAAGGTTAGTTATATTTGCAATTTAGAAACTGGTGGCAAAATCTCACCAGATGAGGCTTATGATCAGATTAAGTTACTTTGGAAACAGTTGAAACAATCAAAAAAGCAACTAAAAATCGGTGAACAACCTTTTCCAAGTAACGGTTCTGAAGAAGTTTAA
- the bchM gene encoding magnesium protoporphyrin IX methyltransferase, with product MNAADDKTIVREYFNSTGFDRWQRIYGDGEVNKVQLDIRTGHQQTVDNVIGWLKADNNLPSLSICDAGCGVGSLSIPLAMSGAKVYASDISAKMVSEAQDRAVMALSNTVNPSFAVEDLESLSGSYHTVICLDVLIHYPQEKADEMISHLCSLAQSRIILSFAPKTFFLTILKKIGTFFPGPSKTTRAYLHPKADVIKILEKNGFSIQRQAMARTKFYFSSLLEATRTSV from the coding sequence ATGAACGCAGCCGACGATAAAACAATAGTCCGCGAATACTTCAACTCCACAGGCTTTGATCGGTGGCAACGCATCTATGGTGATGGTGAAGTCAACAAGGTTCAGCTAGATATTCGCACTGGACATCAACAAACTGTAGATAATGTCATCGGCTGGTTAAAAGCTGACAACAATTTACCATCATTATCAATTTGTGATGCTGGGTGTGGTGTCGGTAGTCTGAGTATTCCTCTAGCTATGAGTGGTGCTAAGGTCTATGCCAGCGACATTTCTGCCAAAATGGTATCAGAAGCTCAGGATAGGGCTGTAATGGCTTTGTCAAATACTGTAAACCCCTCTTTTGCGGTAGAGGATTTGGAATCTTTGAGTGGTAGTTACCACACTGTTATCTGTTTGGATGTTCTGATTCACTACCCTCAAGAAAAAGCTGACGAGATGATTTCTCATTTGTGTTCTTTAGCACAATCACGGATTATTCTCAGTTTTGCGCCTAAAACTTTCTTCCTGACTATCCTCAAAAAAATCGGTACTTTCTTTCCTGGTCCAAGTAAAACCACTCGCGCTTATTTACATCCTAAAGCTGATGTCATCAAAATCTTGGAAAAAAATGGCTTTTCAATCCAACGGCAAGCTATGGCGCGAACAAAGTTTTACTTTTCCAGTTTACTAGAAGCAACTCGTACATCTGTGTAG
- a CDS encoding addiction module component, with translation MKLKAKNQLTVTRIAILGTEKLNNWKSNELDLIALSLGKLRSDLWNEFGSLKAWGVSKFEIDKQLRTLKDKYKLPAKLWEATLYDVIDDIHLVQAACVEKVMKSLGQSFQSFQAKKGVLQLTLESRKWLEHPKLCTLVRKFWYRGHTKVCNQIIVKAYDTKTDDKGVVWLRFGGLTPYKTLKLPTTLPTEIKCQIRLIKRNGRWEIHYTTDIQKAEKKTDGKIIGCDRGYTEVYATSSNDGARFLGNDFGKIQTQETDYRTAKQVKRNKIRSVFNKSTAKGNSAKADRIKRNNLGKIKWENRERSFKGRIQTIVFTATHDLMTDAIKVAFEDLTEALKGKKPMRKRMKRNVSSWCKGIVADALKQVSTRVGCTVVSVNCAYTSQLDSRFSTLTGSRNGDKFTGHDGVVMHSDTNAADNVLARMSDVEITRYMKHSDVKVILLERTQKFHRFPNSGN, from the coding sequence ATGAAACTCAAAGCAAAGAATCAGTTAACCGTTACGAGAATCGCTATTTTAGGGACTGAAAAACTAAATAATTGGAAATCTAACGAACTTGATTTAATCGCTTTGAGTTTAGGTAAACTACGCTCTGACTTGTGGAATGAGTTCGGGTCGTTAAAGGCTTGGGGCGTTTCTAAATTTGAGATTGACAAACAGCTACGCACCTTAAAAGACAAATACAAATTACCTGCTAAGTTATGGGAAGCAACTCTCTATGACGTAATTGATGATATTCACTTGGTTCAGGCTGCTTGTGTCGAAAAGGTGATGAAATCTTTGGGTCAATCGTTCCAGTCGTTCCAGGCTAAAAAAGGAGTTTTGCAACTTACCTTAGAAAGTCGGAAATGGTTGGAACATCCCAAACTTTGCACCTTAGTTAGAAAGTTTTGGTATCGAGGACACACGAAAGTTTGTAACCAAATTATTGTAAAGGCTTATGATACTAAAACAGATGATAAAGGTGTGGTGTGGTTGCGTTTTGGAGGTTTAACTCCATATAAAACTCTCAAACTACCAACGACTTTACCAACAGAAATAAAGTGTCAAATAAGGCTAATTAAGCGTAATGGCAGATGGGAAATTCATTACACAACTGATATCCAAAAAGCTGAAAAAAAGACCGATGGTAAAATAATTGGATGTGATAGAGGTTACACCGAAGTTTATGCCACATCTTCTAATGATGGTGCTAGATTTTTAGGTAATGATTTTGGTAAAATCCAAACTCAAGAAACCGACTACAGAACAGCGAAACAAGTAAAACGTAATAAAATCAGGTCAGTTTTTAACAAGTCTACAGCTAAAGGAAACAGTGCCAAGGCTGATAGAATTAAACGAAATAATCTTGGTAAAATCAAGTGGGAAAATCGGGAAAGATCCTTTAAAGGTAGGATTCAAACAATCGTTTTTACAGCTACGCATGACTTGATGACAGATGCGATCAAGGTAGCTTTTGAAGATTTGACGGAAGCACTAAAAGGCAAAAAGCCCATGAGAAAGCGTATGAAGAGAAATGTTTCTTCATGGTGCAAGGGGATAGTTGCGGATGCCCTCAAACAAGTTTCAACCCGTGTAGGTTGCACGGTTGTTAGTGTGAATTGTGCGTATACGTCACAACTTGACTCCAGATTTAGTACCTTAACGGGTAGTAGAAATGGTGACAAGTTTACCGGACATGATGGGGTCGTGATGCACTCAGATACTAACGCTGCTGACAACGTTCTAGCAAGAATGAGTGACGTTGAAATCACTCGTTATATGAAACATTCCGATGTAAAAGTAATCTTGCTAGAACGAACTCAGAAGTTTCACCGATTCCCTAATAGTGGAAACTGA
- a CDS encoding LCP family protein — MTSQKTSAAQQRAAKAKYKGQGKNSRPSKSGRWLWFAVGMGGIAIVSGLAGALLAVSWESTPLQQAQLSPQEEAVFDSDSISGNGLQFSQLTRPVNILLMGMSVLPPDVQNPPSETKNLRYLPQINSFDGLSDVMLLVKFDPETKKVVMLSVPRDTRTQIEGHGVKKINAANVDGGPALTAKTVSNLLGGVGIDRYVRINVLGVSKLIEALGGVNIYVPKDMKYRDDSQHLYINLKAGQQHLNGEQALQLLRYRHDELGDIGRIQRQQTVLRALIEQTLNPTTITKLPDILNVVKENIDTNLSVEELIALVGFGSKINRANMQMLMLPGRFSENREFDASYWVPDGRNIAKLMTQHFGLEAKTTETSFSEPGRLRIAIQDSTGGDSEARPSNRSQLRPLIKTLEKAGYTNIFVSKPWGQPLDVTHIVAQQGDGGSAELIRSLLGFGEVRVESTGNISSDITIQVGKDWFQNQPIFQNSTRP, encoded by the coding sequence GTGACTAGTCAAAAAACATCAGCAGCACAACAAAGAGCCGCAAAAGCTAAATATAAGGGTCAAGGGAAAAATTCTCGCCCGTCTAAATCGGGACGGTGGCTATGGTTTGCGGTGGGTATGGGGGGGATTGCCATAGTATCAGGACTTGCAGGGGCATTATTAGCTGTTTCTTGGGAAAGTACGCCTTTACAACAAGCTCAACTTAGTCCCCAGGAAGAAGCAGTATTTGATAGCGATAGTATTTCTGGCAATGGGTTACAATTTTCTCAGCTAACTCGTCCTGTTAATATCCTGTTAATGGGTATGAGTGTACTACCTCCAGATGTCCAAAATCCCCCATCCGAAACCAAAAATCTGCGTTATTTGCCCCAGATTAACTCTTTTGACGGTCTTTCTGATGTGATGCTGCTGGTCAAATTTGATCCAGAGACCAAAAAAGTAGTCATGCTTTCTGTTCCTAGAGATACCCGTACACAAATTGAAGGGCATGGAGTCAAAAAAATTAATGCGGCTAATGTGGATGGTGGTCCAGCTTTGACGGCGAAAACCGTTAGTAATCTTTTGGGTGGAGTAGGAATTGATCGCTACGTTCGGATTAATGTCTTAGGTGTTAGTAAGCTAATTGAAGCTTTGGGCGGAGTGAATATTTATGTCCCCAAAGATATGAAATATCGGGACGATTCCCAGCATTTATACATTAATTTAAAAGCGGGTCAACAACATCTCAATGGTGAACAAGCGTTGCAATTACTCCGCTATCGCCATGATGAATTGGGCGATATTGGGCGAATTCAGCGGCAGCAAACGGTGTTGCGAGCTTTAATCGAACAGACTCTTAACCCGACAACCATCACGAAATTACCAGATATTCTCAATGTGGTTAAGGAAAATATTGATACCAACTTATCCGTTGAAGAATTAATAGCACTGGTTGGTTTTGGTTCAAAAATCAATCGCGCAAATATGCAAATGTTAATGCTGCCTGGACGCTTTAGCGAAAATCGTGAGTTTGATGCCAGCTACTGGGTTCCAGATGGGCGGAATATTGCTAAATTAATGACTCAGCATTTTGGTCTAGAAGCAAAGACCACAGAAACATCATTTAGTGAGCCTGGTCGTTTGCGTATAGCTATTCAGGATAGTACAGGAGGCGATAGCGAAGCGCGACCTAGTAATCGCTCTCAATTGCGTCCCCTCATTAAAACATTGGAGAAAGCCGGCTATACCAATATCTTCGTCTCTAAACCCTGGGGACAACCCTTAGATGTAACCCACATTGTCGCACAACAAGGAGACGGAGGCAGTGCCGAATTAATTCGTAGTCTGTTGGGATTTGGAGAAGTGCGCGTAGAAAGCACAGGTAATATTAGCTCTGACATTACTATCCAAGTGGGTAAGGATTGGTTTCAAAATCAACCGATTTTCCAAAATTCTACCCGTCCGTAA
- a CDS encoding NAD-dependent epimerase/dehydratase family protein gives MKVLVIGGDGYCGWATALYLSNRGYEVGILDSLVRRHWDNELGVETLTPIAPIQKRLQRWQDLTSKSIDLFIGDITNYEFLHKALHEFQPTAIVHFGEQRSAPFSMIDREHAVLTQVNNVVGTLNLLYIMREDFPDCHLVKLGTMGEYGTPNIDIEEGYITIEHNGRKDTLPYPKQPGSMYHLSKVHDSHNIHFACRIWGLRATDLNQGIVYGVLTEETGMDELLINRLDYDGVFGTALNRFCIQATVGHPLTVYGTGGQTRGFLDIRDTVRCIELAIANPAEPGEFRVFNQFTELFSVGDLAMMVKKAGNAMGLNVDINHIDNPRVEKEEHYFNAKNTKLLDLGLQPHLLSDSLLDSLLNFADKYQNRVDHKQILPKVSWHRK, from the coding sequence ATGAAAGTCCTGGTTATTGGTGGTGATGGGTATTGCGGTTGGGCAACCGCGCTTTACCTTTCTAATCGAGGTTACGAAGTTGGAATTTTAGATAGTTTGGTGCGGCGACACTGGGATAATGAACTGGGTGTAGAAACCCTTACCCCAATCGCACCAATTCAGAAACGTCTCCAGCGATGGCAGGATTTGACTAGTAAGTCTATTGATCTGTTTATCGGCGATATTACTAATTACGAGTTTCTGCACAAAGCTTTACACGAATTTCAACCAACTGCGATCGTGCATTTTGGTGAGCAACGTTCAGCGCCATTTTCCATGATTGACCGTGAACACGCTGTTCTTACCCAAGTCAATAATGTGGTTGGTACGTTGAATTTGCTGTACATCATGCGGGAAGATTTCCCAGACTGCCATTTGGTGAAATTGGGAACAATGGGTGAGTATGGAACTCCCAACATTGATATTGAAGAAGGATACATCACGATTGAACATAACGGACGTAAGGATACTTTGCCCTATCCGAAGCAGCCTGGTTCTATGTATCACTTGAGTAAAGTCCATGATAGTCATAATATCCACTTTGCTTGCCGGATCTGGGGTTTAAGGGCTACAGACTTAAATCAGGGGATTGTTTACGGTGTCCTAACTGAAGAAACGGGGATGGACGAACTGTTAATTAACCGATTGGATTATGATGGTGTATTTGGTACAGCACTGAATCGCTTCTGTATTCAAGCTACCGTGGGACATCCTCTCACTGTTTACGGTACAGGTGGACAAACTCGTGGCTTCTTGGATATTCGGGATACGGTGCGATGTATTGAATTAGCGATCGCTAATCCTGCTGAACCGGGAGAATTCCGTGTGTTTAACCAATTTACCGAACTATTTAGCGTCGGTGATTTGGCGATGATGGTGAAAAAAGCCGGCAACGCTATGGGATTGAATGTGGATATTAACCACATAGATAACCCCAGAGTGGAGAAGGAAGAACACTATTTCAACGCCAAAAACACCAAACTCTTGGATTTGGGTTTACAACCTCACCTGCTCTCTGATTCCCTACTTGATTCGCTTTTAAACTTTGCTGACAAGTATCAGAACCGAGTTGATCACAAACAGATTCTCCCCAAAGTCTCTTGGCATAGAAAATAG